A genomic segment from Lutibacter sp. A80 encodes:
- the lepB gene encoding signal peptidase I has translation MTMIEWFIFFLIVQVIHFLGTWKLYKKAGRKSWEAIIPIYNAIVLMKILKRPTWWVLLLFIPIINLLMFPVIWVETIRSYGKYKTLDSILAVVTLGFYIFYLNYIENVTYVEDRSLKSRTELGEWVSSIVFAIIAATLVHTYIMQPYTIPTSSLEKSLLVGDFLFVSKFHYGARTPMTTVAAPMVHDSLPFIGTKSYLQKPQLPYFRLPGFQDIKRNEIVVFSWPVDTVQRFFDTSNIHVKKPIDKKSNYVKRAVGIPGDSLEIRQGYIYINGEKTILPDRAQTQYMHKVVTNGQQLSATTLKRYNVTEGRNFGDYYNLNLTDENAAKLRKNPIIKSVTKELTPAGNYNSRVFPHSPLYPWSDDNYGPIYIPEAGKTVALNSKSLPFYKRIIEVYENNNLTVNGDQIFINGKEATEYTFKQDYYWMMGDNRHNSEDARYWGYVPFDHVVGKPVFIWFSWDTNGNGIAEKIRWERLFTTVHGSGEPVSYLYYFLGALLLWFGYSSYKKRKKEEKENQI, from the coding sequence ATGACAATGATTGAGTGGTTTATCTTTTTTCTAATTGTACAAGTTATACATTTTTTAGGTACTTGGAAATTATATAAAAAAGCAGGTAGAAAATCTTGGGAAGCAATTATTCCTATTTACAATGCAATAGTTTTAATGAAAATTCTTAAGAGACCTACTTGGTGGGTACTTTTATTATTTATTCCTATTATAAACTTATTAATGTTCCCTGTTATTTGGGTTGAAACCATTAGAAGCTATGGAAAATACAAAACTTTAGACTCAATACTTGCTGTTGTAACACTTGGTTTTTATATTTTTTACTTAAACTATATAGAAAATGTTACGTATGTTGAAGACAGAAGCCTAAAATCCAGAACTGAACTTGGCGAATGGGTTAGCTCAATTGTTTTTGCAATTATAGCAGCTACACTAGTGCATACATATATTATGCAACCTTATACAATACCAACTTCTTCGTTAGAAAAATCGTTATTAGTTGGTGATTTCCTTTTTGTAAGTAAATTTCATTATGGGGCTAGAACACCAATGACTACCGTTGCAGCTCCAATGGTACACGATTCTCTACCTTTTATCGGTACAAAATCCTATTTACAAAAACCACAATTACCGTATTTCAGACTTCCTGGTTTTCAAGATATTAAACGCAATGAAATTGTTGTTTTTAGTTGGCCTGTAGATACAGTACAACGTTTTTTTGACACTTCAAATATTCATGTTAAAAAACCAATTGATAAAAAATCGAATTATGTAAAACGTGCTGTTGGGATTCCTGGAGATTCTTTAGAAATTAGACAAGGTTATATTTACATTAATGGAGAAAAAACCATATTACCAGATAGAGCACAAACACAGTATATGCATAAAGTTGTTACAAATGGACAACAATTAAGTGCTACTACTTTAAAAAGATATAATGTAACAGAAGGACGTAATTTTGGAGACTATTACAATCTTAATTTAACAGATGAAAATGCTGCAAAACTCAGAAAAAATCCTATTATAAAAAGTGTTACTAAAGAATTAACACCTGCTGGTAATTACAATTCTAGAGTTTTCCCACACAGTCCTCTTTACCCTTGGTCTGATGATAATTATGGACCTATCTACATTCCAGAAGCAGGAAAAACAGTTGCTTTAAATTCTAAATCTTTACCGTTTTATAAAAGAATTATTGAGGTGTACGAAAACAATAATTTAACTGTAAACGGAGACCAAATTTTTATTAATGGTAAAGAAGCTACAGAATATACCTTTAAACAAGATTATTATTGGATGATGGGTGATAACCGCCATAATTCTGAAGATGCGCGTTATTGGGGTTATGTACCTTTTGACCACGTAGTAGGAAAACCTGTATTTATTTGGTTTAGTTGGGACACTAATGGAAATGGTATTGCCGAAAAAATTAGATGGGAACGTTTATTTACTACAGTACACGGTTCTGGAGAGCCTGTATCGTACCTTTACTACTTTTTAGGAGCTTTACTACTTTGGTTTGGTTACAGTTCTTATAAAAAACGTAAAAAAGAAGAAAAAGAAAATCAGATTTAA
- a CDS encoding WbqC family protein — MQMLLIQPTYFAPIIQYAAISKNSNICFEFEDNFQKQTYRNRCYIYTADGKHLLNVPIQHNKGVKQKTKDVKIDYKDDWNKLHLKTLTTAYNASPFFEFYIDDLLPIFNKKHNFLLDLNLLTHQFIVEALQLEITTTKTDEFLIESPLKDCRNLAISKKEPQYNLERYIQVFEQNHGFISNLSILDLLFMEGPNALNYLESQNLNL, encoded by the coding sequence ATGCAAATGTTATTGATTCAACCAACATATTTTGCTCCAATTATTCAATATGCAGCTATTTCAAAAAACAGCAATATTTGCTTTGAATTTGAAGATAATTTTCAAAAACAAACGTATAGAAACAGATGTTATATTTATACTGCAGATGGCAAACATTTACTAAATGTACCTATACAGCATAATAAAGGCGTGAAACAAAAAACAAAAGATGTAAAAATTGATTATAAAGACGATTGGAATAAACTTCATTTAAAAACCTTAACAACTGCTTATAACGCATCGCCTTTTTTTGAATTTTATATTGATGACTTATTGCCAATATTCAATAAAAAACATAACTTTTTATTAGATTTAAACCTATTAACCCATCAATTTATTGTGGAAGCCTTACAATTAGAAATCACCACAACTAAAACTGATGAATTTTTAATAGAATCACCTTTAAAAGATTGTAGAAACCTCGCTATTTCTAAAAAAGAACCTCAATATAATCTTGAAAGATACATTCAAGTTTTTGAACAAAATCACGGATTTATTTCCAACCTCAGCATTTTAGATTTACTTTTTATGGAAGGACCAAATGCTTTAAATTATTTAGAGTCTCAAAATTTAAATCTATAA
- a CDS encoding DUF6122 family protein, translating into MEILRFITHYGMHFIIPGIIAFLFFKKSWKKVWLIFTLTMLIDLDHLLATPIFATNRSSINYHPLHSYYAICVYFLLLIPPKTRIVAIGLVFHMFTDFIDCQWIH; encoded by the coding sequence TTGGAAATTTTAAGATTTATTACTCACTATGGAATGCATTTTATAATACCTGGTATTATAGCTTTTCTATTTTTTAAAAAGAGTTGGAAAAAAGTTTGGTTAATTTTTACACTAACAATGTTAATTGACTTAGATCACCTACTTGCTACTCCAATTTTTGCGACAAACAGGAGTAGTATAAATTACCATCCATTACATTCTTATTATGCAATTTGTGTATATTTTTTATTATTAATTCCTCCTAAAACAAGAATTGTAGCAATTGGACTTGTCTTCCATATGTTTACAGATTTTATTGATTGTCAGTGGATTCATTAA
- a CDS encoding YiiX/YebB-like N1pC/P60 family cysteine hydrolase → MYSSKKISCLTTVIILLCGLLFFYLKFRNTNQLKEIANSKNLKNGDLILRAGKSTESYLVHLADNSSEFTHIGIIIIERNQPYVIHAVPHKNHTLKKDLLGDFLDPKKTSSYAIYRSNYTSITLNKVVNEAKNFYVNKYTFDNEYNLNTDTKLYCSELILKAFNNVGIHLNVNAKSFNFVIGEHDIIFPSEFTKIPQFSKII, encoded by the coding sequence ATGTACTCTTCTAAAAAAATAAGCTGTTTAACTACAGTCATAATCTTGTTATGTGGTTTACTATTCTTCTATCTAAAATTTAGAAATACAAATCAACTAAAAGAAATAGCTAATTCTAAAAACCTTAAAAACGGTGATCTTATTTTACGCGCTGGAAAATCTACCGAGAGCTATTTAGTTCATTTAGCAGATAACTCTTCAGAATTTACACATATTGGAATTATAATTATTGAACGCAATCAACCTTATGTAATCCACGCAGTACCTCATAAAAACCACACCTTAAAAAAGGATTTATTAGGCGATTTTTTAGATCCTAAAAAAACTTCATCATACGCTATTTACAGATCCAATTATACTTCTATAACATTAAATAAAGTTGTAAATGAAGCCAAAAATTTCTACGTAAACAAATACACCTTTGACAATGAATACAACCTCAATACAGATACAAAACTCTACTGTTCAGAACTTATATTGAAAGCATTTAACAATGTAGGCATTCACTTAAATGTAAATGCAAAATCTTTCAATTTTGTTATAGGTGAACACGATATAATTTTCCCTTCAGAATTCACAAAAATACCTCAATTCAGTAAAATAATTTAG
- a CDS encoding DUF4878 domain-containing protein translates to MKHLKLVSALVLTVVLFSMSSCGSGTSPSDTIKKAYDLMKTKDFEKLTTLYVKNDGEKFSEEEAKKMEGLFGMAAKEEFENKDGLKNIVIEKETIDEDGNGARVVYIVNFKNGDSEKEDARLIKIDGKWFIKV, encoded by the coding sequence ATGAAACATTTAAAATTAGTATCAGCATTAGTATTAACCGTGGTTTTATTTAGTATGAGTTCGTGTGGAAGTGGCACTTCACCTAGCGATACAATTAAAAAAGCATACGACTTAATGAAAACTAAAGATTTTGAAAAATTAACAACATTATATGTAAAAAATGATGGTGAAAAATTTTCAGAAGAAGAAGCAAAAAAAATGGAAGGTCTGTTTGGAATGGCTGCAAAAGAAGAATTTGAAAACAAAGATGGTCTAAAAAATATAGTAATTGAAAAAGAAACTATTGATGAAGATGGAAACGGAGCAAGAGTAGTTTATATTGTAAATTTTAAAAATGGAGATAGTGAAAAAGAAGATGCCAGACTTATTAAAATAGATGGTAAGTGGTTTATAAAAGTATAA
- the ettA gene encoding energy-dependent translational throttle protein EttA: MSDDKKVIFSMSGLSKTYQGANKPVLKDIYLSFFYGAKIGILGLNGSGKSTLMKIIAGIEKNYQGDVVFAPGYSVGFLSQEPQLDDSKTVIDIVKEGVAETVAILDEYNKINDMFGLEEVYSDADKMEKLMAQQAILQDKIDAANAWELDTKLEIAMDALRTPDGDTPIKNLSGGERRRVALCRLLLQEPDVLLLDEPTNHLDAESVHWLEHHLQQYKGTVIAVTHDRYFLDNVAGWILELDRGEGIPWKGNYSSWLDQKSKRLAQESKQASKRQKTLERELEWVRQGVKGRQTKQKARLKNYDKLMSQDQNQLDEKLEIYIPNGQRLGTNVIEAKGVSKAFGDKLLYEDLNFNLPQAGIVGIIGPNGAGKTTIFKMIMDELAPDKGEFVVGDTAKIAYVDQSHSNIDPEKTIWQNFSEEQELILMGGKQVNSRAYLSRFNFSGSDQNKKVSMLSGGERNRLHLAMTLREEGNVLLLDEPTNDLDVNTLRALEEGLENFAGCAVVISHDRWFLDRICTHILAFEGDSQVYFFEGSFSDYEENKKKRLGGDLMPKRIKYKKLIR, encoded by the coding sequence ATGTCAGATGATAAGAAAGTAATCTTTTCAATGTCTGGTTTGTCTAAAACCTATCAAGGTGCAAATAAACCAGTTTTAAAAGATATTTATTTAAGCTTTTTTTATGGAGCTAAAATTGGAATTTTAGGATTAAATGGTTCAGGTAAATCTACTTTAATGAAGATTATTGCTGGAATTGAAAAAAACTATCAAGGAGATGTTGTTTTTGCTCCAGGATATTCTGTTGGTTTTTTATCTCAAGAACCTCAATTAGATGATTCTAAAACTGTTATTGATATTGTAAAAGAGGGAGTTGCTGAAACAGTTGCAATTTTAGATGAATACAATAAAATAAATGACATGTTCGGCTTGGAAGAAGTATATTCTGATGCTGATAAAATGGAAAAATTAATGGCACAACAAGCCATTTTACAAGATAAAATCGATGCTGCAAATGCGTGGGAGCTAGATACCAAATTAGAAATAGCAATGGATGCTTTACGTACTCCAGATGGTGATACTCCTATTAAAAATCTTTCAGGAGGTGAGCGAAGAAGAGTTGCTTTGTGTAGATTGCTATTACAAGAGCCAGATGTGCTTTTATTAGATGAGCCAACCAACCACTTAGATGCTGAATCTGTACATTGGTTAGAGCATCATTTACAACAATATAAAGGAACTGTTATTGCAGTAACTCACGATAGATATTTCTTAGATAATGTTGCTGGTTGGATTTTAGAATTGGATAGAGGAGAAGGTATTCCTTGGAAAGGTAATTATTCTTCTTGGTTAGATCAAAAATCAAAACGTTTGGCACAAGAATCTAAACAAGCTTCTAAGCGTCAAAAAACATTAGAACGTGAATTAGAATGGGTTCGTCAAGGTGTAAAAGGTCGTCAAACTAAGCAAAAAGCTCGTTTGAAGAATTACGACAAATTAATGAGCCAAGATCAAAATCAGTTAGATGAAAAATTAGAAATATACATACCAAACGGTCAGCGTTTAGGTACTAATGTTATTGAAGCAAAAGGGGTTTCAAAAGCATTTGGAGATAAGTTGTTATATGAAGATTTGAATTTTAATTTACCTCAAGCTGGTATTGTTGGTATTATTGGTCCTAATGGTGCTGGTAAAACCACTATTTTTAAAATGATAATGGATGAATTGGCTCCAGATAAAGGTGAATTTGTAGTTGGTGATACTGCAAAAATTGCATATGTGGATCAAAGTCATTCAAATATTGATCCTGAAAAAACAATTTGGCAAAATTTTTCTGAAGAACAAGAATTAATTTTAATGGGAGGGAAACAAGTAAATTCTCGCGCATATTTAAGTCGTTTTAATTTTTCAGGAAGTGATCAAAACAAAAAAGTAAGTATGCTGTCTGGTGGAGAACGTAACCGTTTGCATTTAGCTATGACTTTACGTGAAGAAGGAAACGTATTATTATTAGATGAGCCAACAAACGATTTAGATGTTAATACATTGCGTGCATTGGAAGAAGGTTTAGAAAATTTTGCGGGTTGTGCAGTTGTTATTAGTCACGACCGTTGGTTTTTAGATAGAATTTGTACACATATTTTAGCTTTTGAAGGTGATAGTCAAGTGTATTTCTTTGAAGGTTCATTTTCAGATTATGAAGAGAATAAGAAAAAACGACTTGGAGGTGATTTAATGCCTAAACGTATTAAATATAAAAAGTTAATAAGATAA
- a CDS encoding CAL67264 family membrane protein, whose translation MNKNTVLAWATAIMLIVGLALIALGAFRYNEVAGWGFASVGIGFFAIAWVFNALKGRV comes from the coding sequence ATGAATAAAAATACTGTATTAGCTTGGGCTACAGCAATTATGTTAATAGTTGGTTTAGCTTTAATAGCTTTAGGTGCATTTAGATACAATGAAGTTGCAGGTTGGGGATTTGCCTCTGTAGGAATTGGTTTTTTTGCAATAGCTTGGGTTTTTAATGCTTTAAAAGGACGAGTTTAA
- a CDS encoding ATP-binding protein, translated as MKHKTYKNFIKKIIPILYSLCVFIILSIAIYNYSNYTKGQWEKDERSNLMDLLASKKSNLEKALYSRIYYTRGVAAYVSLNPSISNNEFSELAKEYIKQDSVISTMALSKNCILNAIYPYEGHESAIGLNLLAHPERKEIVEKTIKTELTFIAGPVELIEGGTAFISYTPIFDKLNNNSFWGITDIVIKKENLIKEANINLEENGFKFALRGTDGTGKNGPVFWGDASIFENDPISIAVNLPIGNWVLAATPVNGWNSYLDQDKTILYILFISTFIISILIWFISKTLLKIKQNERKMVAIFKSIDSLIVEFNKDGDYLTVNYSNKDLLYKPQKDLIGKNVSTIFEPEMAKLFKNAITKCIKSKELVVLEYPLVINNKKMWFSARVTYKTPDTVILNAYDITDNKSKEEELKTLNKIKDQFFSIIAHDLKNPAGTQKSLINLLVDRFDTMDINKQKTMLKTIQKSSDHLYNLLEDLLNWSMSQSKKIIAKKIKFNIITHNKELFSQLENQANLKEITFINTINPENANVIGDPDLTSIIIRNLISNALKFTERNKKVEISSEIINYNQKQYFQLNITDTGIGISSEKIDDLFKIEKTQSNPGTENEKGSGLGLLLCKEFIEKQGGKITIESKIGVGSKFSILLPTE; from the coding sequence ATGAAACATAAAACGTATAAAAATTTTATAAAAAAAATAATTCCAATACTATACTCTTTATGTGTTTTTATAATTTTATCAATCGCCATTTACAATTATTCTAATTATACAAAAGGGCAATGGGAAAAAGATGAACGCTCTAACTTAATGGATTTATTAGCCAGTAAAAAATCCAATTTAGAAAAAGCTCTATATTCCAGAATCTATTATACACGTGGTGTAGCCGCATACGTAAGCTTAAACCCTTCAATATCTAACAATGAATTTTCTGAACTTGCTAAGGAATACATAAAACAAGACTCTGTAATTAGTACTATGGCTTTGTCTAAAAATTGTATTTTAAATGCTATTTATCCATATGAAGGACACGAATCTGCCATAGGCTTAAACTTATTAGCTCATCCTGAAAGAAAAGAAATTGTTGAAAAAACCATTAAAACTGAATTAACCTTTATTGCTGGACCAGTTGAATTAATTGAAGGTGGTACTGCATTTATAAGTTACACTCCCATATTTGATAAACTTAATAATAATTCATTTTGGGGAATTACAGACATTGTTATAAAAAAAGAAAACTTAATTAAAGAAGCAAATATAAATTTAGAAGAAAACGGATTTAAATTTGCTTTAAGAGGAACTGATGGAACTGGTAAAAATGGGCCTGTTTTTTGGGGAGATGCATCTATTTTTGAAAACGACCCTATATCTATTGCTGTTAATTTGCCTATAGGAAATTGGGTTTTAGCTGCCACTCCAGTTAATGGATGGAATTCGTATCTTGATCAAGATAAAACAATTTTATACATTTTATTTATTAGCACCTTTATTATTAGTATTTTAATTTGGTTTATTTCCAAAACACTATTAAAGATTAAACAAAATGAACGAAAAATGGTTGCCATTTTTAAATCTATCGATAGTTTAATTGTTGAATTTAATAAAGATGGAGATTATTTAACTGTAAATTACAGCAATAAAGATTTACTATATAAACCGCAAAAAGATTTAATCGGTAAAAATGTAAGTACAATTTTTGAACCCGAAATGGCCAAGTTATTTAAAAATGCTATTACAAAATGTATTAAAAGTAAAGAATTAGTAGTACTCGAGTATCCATTAGTTATTAATAATAAAAAAATGTGGTTTTCTGCTAGAGTCACCTATAAAACACCAGACACTGTAATTCTGAATGCTTATGATATTACGGATAATAAATCAAAAGAAGAAGAACTTAAAACTTTAAATAAAATAAAGGACCAATTTTTTTCTATAATTGCACACGATCTTAAAAACCCTGCAGGCACACAAAAATCTTTAATTAATTTATTAGTAGACCGTTTTGACACAATGGATATTAATAAGCAAAAAACAATGCTTAAAACCATTCAAAAATCATCTGATCATTTATATAATTTATTAGAAGACCTCTTAAATTGGTCTATGTCTCAATCAAAAAAAATAATTGCTAAAAAAATAAAATTCAACATTATAACACACAATAAAGAACTCTTTTCACAATTAGAAAACCAAGCGAACTTAAAAGAGATAACCTTTATAAATACAATAAATCCTGAAAATGCCAATGTTATTGGAGATCCAGATTTAACCTCAATTATAATACGTAATTTAATTTCAAATGCTTTAAAATTTACAGAACGAAATAAAAAAGTTGAAATTAGTTCTGAAATAATTAATTACAATCAAAAACAATACTTTCAACTAAATATTACTGATACAGGTATTGGAATTTCATCAGAAAAAATAGATGACCTTTTTAAAATAGAAAAAACCCAATCTAATCCTGGAACAGAAAATGAAAAAGGATCTGGATTAGGTTTATTATTATGTAAGGAGTTTATTGAAAAACAAGGCGGTAAAATTACTATTGAAAGTAAAATTGGTGTAGGTAGTAAATTTTCAATTTTACTACCTACGGAGTAA